A stretch of the Leptospira kirschneri serovar Cynopteri str. 3522 CT genome encodes the following:
- the thrC gene encoding threonine synthase: protein MISTLTRYKAEFECINDSCKTRYDLNEIIYECKKCGSLLQVSHDLDALKSVSGQEWKDLFDSRFRSVKFPNSSGIWNKREWVLPHIEDKNIVTSGEGLTHLFTSDRLTESLGLGSFYVKQCGISHTGSFKDLGMTVLLSQVKQMISSGVPIRAVACASSGDTSAALASYAAKAGIPAIIFLPAGKVSQAQLIQPVSNGAKVIALDTDFDGCMKIVKEVTREAGIYLANSMNSLRIEGQKTISVEITQQLGWKVPDWIVIPGGNLGNVSALGAGFEMMFSLGLIDKLPRIVLAQAEHANPLYLSYLKNFESFEPVSAKTTLASAIQIGNPVSIQKAIKTLKKFNGVVEQASESELADAASKADLFGLYNDPHTGVALAALEKLIQKGTISKGENVVVISTAHGLKFTEFKLKFHGGEIPGTDSKIVNSIHKVEPKADKVVGLIRDLLVSK, encoded by the coding sequence ATGATCTCCACTCTTACGCGATACAAAGCTGAATTTGAATGTATCAACGATTCCTGTAAAACCAGATATGATCTAAACGAAATCATTTATGAATGTAAAAAGTGCGGAAGTCTTTTGCAAGTTTCCCACGATTTAGATGCGTTAAAATCTGTATCCGGACAGGAATGGAAGGATCTGTTTGATAGTAGATTTCGTTCTGTCAAGTTTCCCAATTCCTCCGGAATTTGGAACAAAAGAGAATGGGTTCTTCCTCATATCGAAGATAAAAATATTGTAACTTCAGGCGAAGGTCTTACTCATCTTTTTACTTCGGATCGATTGACCGAAAGTCTTGGACTCGGAAGTTTTTATGTGAAACAGTGTGGGATCTCACACACCGGATCTTTTAAAGATCTTGGAATGACTGTTTTATTATCTCAAGTAAAACAGATGATTTCTTCCGGGGTTCCGATTCGTGCGGTGGCTTGTGCTAGTTCGGGAGATACTTCCGCCGCTTTAGCGTCTTACGCCGCAAAGGCGGGAATTCCAGCGATTATATTTTTACCCGCGGGCAAAGTGTCTCAAGCGCAGTTGATTCAACCGGTGTCTAACGGCGCTAAGGTGATCGCACTCGATACTGACTTTGACGGTTGTATGAAAATAGTCAAAGAAGTAACTCGAGAAGCTGGAATTTATCTGGCAAACTCGATGAATTCTTTACGGATTGAAGGACAAAAAACGATTTCAGTGGAAATCACTCAACAGTTAGGGTGGAAGGTTCCGGATTGGATCGTAATTCCGGGCGGAAATTTAGGAAACGTATCTGCGTTAGGCGCTGGTTTCGAGATGATGTTTTCTTTGGGACTGATAGACAAACTTCCTAGAATCGTTTTAGCGCAAGCGGAACACGCAAATCCTCTTTATCTTTCTTACTTAAAGAATTTTGAAAGTTTTGAACCAGTTTCTGCAAAAACGACTCTTGCTTCCGCGATTCAAATTGGAAATCCGGTTTCAATTCAAAAGGCGATTAAAACTCTTAAAAAGTTCAATGGGGTTGTGGAACAGGCCAGCGAATCGGAGTTAGCCGATGCGGCTTCTAAAGCGGACTTATTCGGTTTATACAACGATCCTCATACGGGTGTGGCTTTGGCGGCTTTGGAAAAGTTAATTCAAAAAGGAACCATTTCCAAAGGTGAGAATGTAGTAGTCATTTCGACCGCTCACGGATTGAAATTCACAGAGTTTAAGTTGAAATTCCACGGGGGTGAAATTCCGGGAACGGATTCTAAAATCGTAAATTCAATTCATAAGGTAGAACCTAAAGCAGATAAAGTAGTCGGTTTAATTCGGGATTTATTAGTTTCAAAATAA
- a CDS encoding SPFH domain-containing protein, which translates to MALIDVIKYEGQPGEIVWKFPRNDISYFGQLVVNESQEAVFFKEGKALDVFGPGTHTLKTGNIPILEKLVNLPFGGQTPFTAEVVYVNKSVINMTWGTPAPIQIEDPKYHITLGVRAFGNYNIKVIDSKSFVNTVVGTQHKFDHDGVDKLLKPMVVTRLSDFISEVVLKNGVPITQISQHLEEASSAGKTKTQPDFQKYGLEVVDFFIQSINFDQNDPNFQKIQKVLTDKFEIETMGNMYQQKRMLDIGEAAANNPGGSAGEGMSAGMGLGMGMNMAGMMANMMGQNQGGAKSAGEDTTARLAKLKSLLDGGLITQEEFDTKKKDILNSI; encoded by the coding sequence ATGGCGTTGATTGATGTAATAAAATACGAAGGCCAACCGGGAGAGATCGTTTGGAAATTTCCAAGAAACGATATTAGCTATTTCGGTCAGCTCGTAGTAAACGAAAGTCAGGAAGCGGTCTTTTTTAAAGAAGGAAAAGCGTTGGACGTATTTGGTCCGGGAACTCACACTTTAAAAACCGGAAACATCCCCATTTTGGAAAAACTCGTAAACTTGCCGTTTGGTGGACAAACTCCGTTTACCGCGGAAGTGGTTTATGTAAACAAGTCCGTGATCAATATGACCTGGGGAACTCCGGCTCCGATTCAGATTGAAGATCCGAAATATCACATCACGTTGGGAGTGAGGGCATTCGGAAATTATAATATAAAAGTAATCGATTCTAAGTCTTTTGTTAACACTGTAGTTGGTACTCAACATAAATTCGATCACGACGGTGTAGATAAACTACTCAAACCGATGGTAGTAACCAGGCTAAGCGATTTTATTTCCGAAGTCGTATTAAAAAATGGAGTTCCGATCACTCAAATCTCTCAACATCTCGAAGAAGCTTCTTCCGCCGGAAAAACTAAAACTCAACCTGATTTTCAAAAATACGGTCTTGAGGTTGTGGACTTTTTTATCCAATCGATCAATTTCGATCAGAATGATCCTAACTTTCAGAAGATTCAGAAAGTTCTTACGGATAAATTTGAAATCGAAACGATGGGAAACATGTATCAGCAAAAGAGAATGTTAGACATTGGAGAAGCCGCGGCCAACAATCCAGGTGGTTCTGCAGGAGAAGGAATGAGCGCGGGAATGGGTCTCGGAATGGGAATGAACATGGCGGGAATGATGGCGAATATGATGGGACAAAATCAAGGCGGAGCGAAGTCGGCCGGAGAAGATACAACTGCAAGACTTGCCAAGTTGAAGTCTCTTTTGGACGGAGGTTTGATCACTCAAGAAGAATTTGATACCAAAAAAAAGGACATTTTGAATTCTATCTAA
- a CDS encoding LIMLP_15305 family protein → MQQETSTGQNAIDQFLAQSPVQNLISRYRSERGKIRSFMEKLPLYSNALKDHEFQNADSMLRKELASKISYLKESIRRLEETFVSERRMELIGSGEIAVVLIDKLVHTIQSAGYGLNGLGTGLKATREELEKLAEFDFSLFKEVEEVGSKIQTLGINSNSSVQEIRDKIGEIRSSLDGLENAFRSRKELFLKL, encoded by the coding sequence ATGCAACAGGAAACTTCCACTGGACAAAATGCAATTGATCAATTTTTAGCACAATCACCTGTGCAAAATCTAATTTCTCGTTACCGATCGGAAAGAGGAAAGATCCGTAGTTTTATGGAAAAACTACCTCTTTATTCAAACGCTCTCAAAGATCACGAATTTCAGAACGCGGATTCTATGTTGAGAAAAGAATTAGCTTCTAAGATTTCTTATTTAAAGGAATCGATCCGAAGATTAGAAGAAACTTTTGTATCAGAAAGAAGAATGGAGTTGATTGGAAGTGGGGAAATTGCGGTCGTATTGATCGATAAATTGGTCCATACGATTCAATCCGCTGGATATGGATTGAACGGACTGGGAACCGGTTTGAAAGCGACCCGAGAAGAATTAGAAAAATTAGCGGAATTCGATTTTTCCTTGTTTAAGGAAGTTGAAGAAGTCGGGTCTAAAATTCAAACCCTTGGAATAAACTCTAATTCTTCCGTTCAGGAAATTCGAGATAAAATCGGAGAAATCCGTTCTTCTTTGGACGGATTGGAAAATGCGTTTCGGTCTAGAAAGGAATTATTCTTGAAACTTTGA
- a CDS encoding LA_3751/LA_3752 family putative glycosyltransferase — protein sequence MILKLKVLLTQIFKSKSFTVAASFIFPYFLYLTIPPKYLLSADHYEKFILGKSIYLSAFQSLDVFYPGFGFDPELKFSLLKMSIVNGHKIIAFPVSLGILYAFTYPFGGVYGIYFLSALLIGAALYGIGKEYKIPAWQIFLFSILSPIVMNGYLFMDVGVGLFLFVFGIFFYQRSKEKQSIPLGLLAGLLSSLSYWFRLEYLIFIGLYWFYEGIISFSEKSKNKRRFFLTSAILILLFLVYCGFNQWFFNSPLGPRYNANYGSVGNSNLFKNFINLLFYGNLKLGLFGYSPFLFLGVLFFVFVLIKNWKDILEKEKPILVSSIVGIFVAAIVAPNDGGAESGSRYLAPGLPGLFVLTSKFFSFIKIKKKIWRIPFYLLLFISILPTWIYYKTTKGFAKNTKVVQEFILKEPKENLLIFQNGLIGGMAGEDLYFQGRIYQSVGVKELLEFLKKFSVSKNQKPVSFEYFAYSQEYTEGMKDLKYDSDTKEGMIGHLKQFHSKEISDITSVRIVNKKKLGNIEIFYGIYQEK from the coding sequence ATGATCTTAAAACTGAAAGTTCTTCTAACTCAAATTTTTAAAAGTAAATCTTTTACCGTCGCAGCTTCTTTCATTTTTCCGTATTTTTTATATTTGACGATCCCACCTAAATACCTTCTTTCAGCAGACCACTACGAAAAATTCATTTTAGGAAAATCCATCTATCTAAGCGCCTTTCAATCGTTAGACGTATTTTATCCGGGATTTGGATTTGATCCAGAACTCAAATTCAGCCTTCTAAAGATGTCTATTGTAAACGGTCATAAGATCATAGCGTTTCCTGTTTCATTAGGAATTCTTTATGCTTTTACCTATCCATTTGGAGGAGTCTACGGAATTTATTTTTTGTCCGCTTTATTGATCGGCGCGGCCTTATACGGAATTGGAAAAGAATATAAGATCCCGGCTTGGCAGATTTTTTTATTCTCCATCTTATCTCCAATCGTTATGAACGGTTACTTGTTTATGGACGTAGGAGTGGGATTATTCCTTTTTGTATTCGGAATTTTTTTCTATCAAAGATCCAAAGAAAAACAATCCATTCCTTTGGGATTATTGGCCGGGTTGTTGTCATCTCTGAGTTATTGGTTTCGTTTAGAATATCTGATTTTTATTGGACTTTATTGGTTTTACGAGGGAATCATTTCTTTTTCGGAAAAATCCAAAAACAAAAGAAGATTTTTTCTGACCTCGGCCATTCTTATACTTTTATTCTTAGTTTATTGTGGATTTAATCAGTGGTTTTTTAATTCTCCCCTAGGACCTAGATACAATGCAAATTACGGATCTGTCGGAAATTCAAACTTATTTAAGAATTTTATAAATTTATTATTTTATGGAAATCTTAAGTTAGGATTATTCGGATATTCTCCTTTTTTATTTTTAGGCGTTTTATTTTTTGTTTTTGTATTGATAAAAAACTGGAAAGATATTTTAGAAAAAGAAAAACCGATTTTAGTTTCTTCAATTGTGGGGATTTTCGTAGCCGCAATCGTAGCGCCTAACGACGGTGGAGCGGAATCCGGATCACGTTATTTAGCTCCGGGTCTTCCGGGGTTATTTGTTCTTACTTCTAAATTTTTTTCGTTTATAAAAATCAAAAAAAAGATTTGGAGAATTCCATTTTATTTACTACTTTTCATTTCTATTCTTCCTACTTGGATCTATTATAAAACTACAAAAGGATTTGCAAAAAATACCAAAGTTGTCCAAGAATTTATTCTCAAAGAACCGAAAGAAAATCTGCTTATTTTCCAAAACGGTTTGATCGGAGGAATGGCGGGAGAAGATCTCTATTTTCAAGGAAGAATATATCAATCCGTCGGAGTAAAAGAACTTTTAGAATTTTTAAAAAAGTTCTCTGTTTCTAAAAATCAAAAGCCTGTTTCTTTCGAATACTTTGCGTATTCTCAGGAATATACAGAAGGAATGAAGGATTTAAAATACGATTCGGATACAAAAGAAGGGATGATCGGCCATCTGAAACAATTCCATTCCAAAGAGATTTCCGACATTACATCCGTTCGGATCGTAAATAAAAAAAAACTCGGGAACATAGAAATTTTTTACGGAATTTATCAGGAGAAATAA
- a CDS encoding LA_3751/LA_3752 family putative glycosyltransferase, giving the protein MIQKIKEQWAVFILIITVPILHIGIGTENTYIADSALKAMQTDSLIQNNFQSEEIRYPAEKLDPLHEAFFLPGTGFAKEIQGRFIGQYPVAFTFLSSFLRLIGITWKWVPMLLSFFMIFSLYLLSKRKLIGQRTILLGYFATILFALCLDFSEYSIYFLFNSIGFSFWLSYRDLKKSSDLYLALISCSIPIWFRLETLLFLGSLVLSEIIIHRKNIKDLIKGINPLGILFGILPIILFFLWNFWDYGHVLGVRFIFNYGIEQTSVLDRVHRFFSIIFVNYVNGAPKFGLFFCSSFLLLPVLYYVFFKNEKDKKINFLLLVIVINTVLVGVLAPNDGITITGRYLILTIIPLLILWEIWNPQISKSWKTLSVVLIIFSFFVSGLILAIMQHAIKQEKIYRNFYAQNQSSVWIFTDPLLCGQAGSDHLSKNILCINPKTNLDRIVNNLIKEPSISSLTLFEMSEKEFKKFEYKMPMILPSKSKTLLTEKLNLNFRKEKSLEYKGIVSTRYYKP; this is encoded by the coding sequence ATGATACAAAAAATCAAAGAACAATGGGCAGTATTCATTTTAATCATAACCGTACCAATTCTACATATTGGCATCGGAACGGAAAATACTTATATCGCCGACTCCGCCTTAAAAGCGATGCAGACAGATTCTTTGATTCAAAACAATTTTCAATCCGAAGAGATCAGATATCCCGCAGAAAAATTAGATCCTCTCCACGAAGCATTTTTTCTTCCGGGAACAGGTTTTGCAAAAGAAATCCAAGGAAGATTTATCGGTCAATATCCAGTAGCATTCACCTTTCTTTCATCTTTTTTAAGGCTTATAGGTATCACTTGGAAATGGGTTCCTATGCTCTTATCTTTTTTTATGATCTTTTCTCTTTACCTGCTTTCAAAGAGAAAATTGATCGGTCAAAGAACGATTTTACTGGGCTACTTTGCAACGATACTTTTTGCCTTGTGTCTAGATTTTAGCGAATATTCCATATACTTTCTTTTTAATTCCATAGGATTTTCTTTTTGGCTTAGTTATCGAGATTTGAAAAAATCCAGTGACCTTTATTTGGCTCTTATCTCCTGTTCGATTCCGATTTGGTTTCGATTAGAAACGTTACTCTTTTTAGGAAGTTTAGTACTTTCTGAAATTATAATACACCGAAAAAACATAAAAGATTTAATAAAAGGAATCAATCCTTTAGGAATTCTATTTGGAATTCTTCCAATAATTTTATTTTTTCTTTGGAATTTTTGGGATTACGGACATGTATTAGGTGTAAGATTTATTTTTAACTACGGAATCGAACAAACATCCGTTTTAGACAGGGTTCATCGCTTTTTTTCAATTATATTCGTAAACTATGTAAATGGAGCTCCTAAATTCGGACTGTTTTTTTGTTCTTCATTTTTATTACTTCCGGTTTTATATTATGTTTTTTTTAAAAATGAAAAAGATAAAAAAATCAACTTTCTGCTTTTGGTAATCGTCATAAACACAGTGTTAGTAGGAGTCCTCGCACCTAACGACGGTATTACGATTACAGGAAGATACCTTATACTTACAATTATACCTTTATTGATTCTTTGGGAAATATGGAATCCTCAAATCTCAAAAAGCTGGAAGACTCTTTCTGTAGTTTTAATTATTTTTTCCTTTTTTGTCTCCGGTCTAATTTTAGCAATAATGCAACACGCGATTAAACAGGAAAAAATATATAGAAATTTTTACGCGCAAAACCAAAGTTCCGTTTGGATTTTTACGGATCCACTTCTATGCGGACAAGCCGGATCGGATCATCTTTCTAAAAACATTCTATGTATCAATCCAAAAACAAACCTAGATCGGATTGTAAACAATCTTATAAAGGAACCTTCGATTTCTTCTTTGACTTTATTTGAAATGAGTGAAAAAGAATTTAAAAAATTTGAATATAAAATGCCTATGATTTTACCTTCCAAATCAAAAACCCTTTTAACGGAAAAGTTGAATTTAAATTTTAGGAAAGAAAAATCTTTAGAGTACAAAGGAATCGTTTCCACTCGTTACTATAAACCTTAA
- a CDS encoding LA_3751/LA_3752 family putative glycosyltransferase, with protein MKLKNSFLKHSIRSLPLIFLMGSIFYATYYTIPKSSFASDSLVKVLQTKGWIESNFQSQEIYYLGKRLDPNFNFLLVQTIVSAKGEKIGPFPFANTLIATPFVWIGHPEWILYLSAFLFGLYLIILYMISKKWIIPIVAMISTPLFHHFISFSDVSIAATLVLLGILILQNKKSLFLKNHSAQVFLSGILLGIACWYRQEVFVLTSCLIFFTFTIKIFSKKEKLIQKSRRILPFLNGFLLIFSIFIFYNFLNYGFLLGPRIILNKTIANFDLTNKMSDIQSLLFAGNGRLGFLGYSPWYFFIVLFFIWKWKKTSQYVKIWILTFVSNLVLVSIFTPNNSNIDWGSRYLTCSVFIPLLLLSKIKISMNTFWFFRKNSKLKNIHKNNSKPPRSIRIKENYKKLIFFGFLILILYSISVNFKMIQLMRKISIQLSEIQSEIPWDNSKIFITSKSNIANTFGLNYLSQTILMIKKQRDLIQILQSHPNESFILIEDKLDKPWSESIRNQFTNKLKITIIKNPKVYFRFTEIQSR; from the coding sequence ATGAAACTTAAAAACTCGTTCTTAAAACATTCAATCCGATCTTTACCTTTAATTTTTCTGATGGGATCCATTTTTTACGCAACGTATTATACAATACCTAAATCTTCTTTCGCCTCCGATAGTCTTGTTAAAGTTCTTCAGACAAAAGGTTGGATCGAATCGAACTTTCAGTCTCAAGAAATCTATTATTTAGGAAAAAGATTAGACCCTAATTTTAATTTTTTATTGGTTCAAACGATTGTTTCTGCAAAAGGAGAAAAGATTGGACCTTTTCCATTTGCAAACACTTTGATCGCTACACCTTTTGTTTGGATCGGACATCCGGAATGGATTTTATATTTATCAGCGTTTCTTTTCGGTTTATACTTAATCATTTTATATATGATTTCAAAAAAATGGATCATACCAATTGTCGCAATGATTTCGACTCCTTTGTTTCATCACTTTATTTCATTTTCAGACGTTTCTATTGCTGCCACACTGGTTTTGTTGGGAATTTTAATTCTACAAAATAAGAAATCGCTCTTTTTGAAAAATCATTCCGCGCAGGTTTTTCTTTCTGGAATTTTATTAGGTATAGCTTGTTGGTATAGGCAAGAAGTGTTTGTATTAACTTCGTGTTTGATTTTCTTCACGTTCACAATTAAAATTTTTTCAAAAAAAGAAAAACTCATTCAAAAGTCGAGACGGATTCTACCGTTTTTAAATGGGTTTCTACTGATTTTTAGTATATTCATATTTTATAATTTTTTAAATTATGGATTTTTATTAGGCCCTCGCATCATTTTGAATAAAACAATTGCAAATTTCGATTTAACAAACAAGATGTCAGACATTCAAAGTCTACTTTTTGCGGGAAATGGACGTTTGGGGTTTTTGGGATATTCTCCTTGGTATTTTTTTATCGTTTTGTTTTTTATATGGAAATGGAAAAAAACGAGCCAATACGTTAAAATTTGGATACTCACTTTTGTTTCGAACTTAGTTTTAGTCAGTATATTTACTCCCAACAATTCCAACATAGATTGGGGATCTCGGTATTTAACCTGTAGCGTTTTTATTCCACTTTTACTTTTAAGTAAAATCAAAATTTCGATGAACACTTTCTGGTTCTTTAGAAAAAATTCGAAGTTAAAAAATATTCACAAAAACAACTCAAAACCACCCAGAAGCATAAGAATAAAAGAAAATTATAAAAAATTAATATTTTTTGGATTTCTAATTTTGATTCTATATTCTATCAGCGTTAATTTTAAAATGATTCAATTAATGAGAAAAATTTCAATTCAACTTTCCGAAATTCAGTCGGAAATTCCTTGGGACAATTCTAAAATTTTCATCACGTCAAAAAGCAACATTGCCAACACGTTCGGACTCAATTATCTTTCTCAAACAATTCTTATGATCAAAAAGCAGAGGGATTTGATACAAATTTTACAATCACACCCTAATGAAAGTTTCATTTTGATCGAGGATAAATTGGATAAACCTTGGTCAGAATCGATTAGAAATCAATTTACAAACAAACTGAAAATCACTATAATTAAAAATCCTAAAGTATATTTTCGTTTCACGGAAATACAATCCCGCTAA
- the lepB gene encoding signal peptidase I yields the protein MSYVLMKSIVIQENTRKYLRVILPIFLSLFTILLIRIFLFQIYFISGYSMAPSYKEGDLILVTKFGFPTRIGKWEISFIESKVNRFDVLVLDGLEEELSLKRVVGLPGDYFRFENDRILINDSPLQETFLKPGFKTIAPSLSMIPMTAAKGNVPIGDTGRIPPGYFLMLGDNRENSTDSRNYGLVPFQKLRGRVWIFL from the coding sequence TTGTCTTACGTTCTTATGAAAAGTATCGTAATACAAGAAAATACGAGAAAATATCTACGCGTTATTCTCCCTATATTTCTATCTTTATTTACAATTCTTCTAATACGAATTTTTTTATTTCAAATCTACTTCATCTCAGGTTATTCTATGGCTCCTTCCTACAAAGAAGGAGATTTAATTTTAGTTACCAAATTCGGATTCCCGACCCGCATCGGAAAATGGGAAATATCTTTTATTGAAAGTAAAGTGAATCGTTTTGACGTTCTCGTTTTGGATGGACTTGAAGAAGAATTAAGTTTAAAAAGAGTCGTAGGATTACCAGGCGATTATTTTCGTTTTGAGAACGATCGGATTCTAATCAACGATTCTCCTTTGCAAGAGACATTTTTAAAACCTGGGTTTAAAACCATAGCACCCTCTCTTTCCATGATTCCTATGACTGCAGCCAAAGGAAACGTTCCGATCGGAGATACTGGTAGAATACCTCCGGGCTACTTTTTAATGTTAGGCGATAACCGCGAGAACTCGACGGATTCCAGGAACTACGGTTTGGTTCCATTCCAAAAATTACGAGGTAGAGTTTGGATTTTTTTATAA
- a CDS encoding OmpA/MotB family protein, whose translation MKFKIFVFVILFLINCVSNSKYETLLKSYEESKLENQRILGEKGDLSRSLEELKRIQEESDQRIQEYKALMSTFRFLIDAGKLKIKIIDGRMVVVLSSDILFPIGSAYLSPSGTAAIKEVTTLLASLEGKRFQIEGHTDDTPTGIKGYTNWELASSRALNVLHTMIKAGMPEVRISAASMGASRPALPNTSPENRSANRRIEIVIVPDLSNLPGMEELQKYSN comes from the coding sequence ATGAAATTTAAGATTTTTGTTTTTGTTATTTTATTTTTAATCAACTGCGTTTCGAACTCTAAGTATGAAACTCTTCTTAAATCTTATGAAGAATCAAAATTAGAAAACCAGAGAATTCTAGGTGAAAAAGGGGATCTTTCCCGCTCTTTGGAAGAATTAAAACGAATCCAAGAAGAATCGGATCAGAGAATCCAGGAATACAAGGCACTCATGTCCACGTTCCGTTTCTTAATCGACGCGGGTAAACTTAAGATTAAAATCATAGACGGAAGAATGGTAGTAGTCTTATCTTCGGATATTTTATTTCCGATCGGTTCCGCATACCTATCCCCTTCTGGAACTGCCGCCATTAAAGAAGTGACCACGTTACTCGCTTCTTTAGAAGGAAAACGTTTTCAAATAGAAGGACATACGGACGATACTCCTACGGGTATTAAAGGTTATACGAATTGGGAATTAGCTTCATCAAGAGCGCTTAATGTTCTTCATACTATGATCAAAGCTGGAATGCCTGAAGTGAGGATCAGCGCGGCAAGCATGGGAGCGTCTAGACCTGCCCTTCCAAATACTTCTCCGGAAAATAGATCTGCCAATAGAAGAATTGAAATCGTAATCGTTCCAGATCTAAGCAATCTTCCTGGAATGGAGGAGTTGCAAAAGTATTCAAACTAA
- a CDS encoding DoxX family protein: MSDLKVISLYFMTAFYIAAGVLHFILPRFYLRIIPPYIPYPKFVVYLSGLIEIGLGAMLTLSDTRSFGAWGVILLLIVVFPANFYHYQSRRKTDPPKWVLFLRLPLQLLLICWAYTFT, translated from the coding sequence ATGTCCGATTTAAAGGTTATCAGTTTATATTTCATGACGGCCTTTTATATTGCCGCGGGAGTTCTTCATTTTATATTACCTAGATTTTATTTAAGAATCATACCTCCTTATATTCCTTATCCTAAGTTCGTAGTTTATCTAAGCGGTTTGATTGAAATCGGACTCGGAGCTATGTTAACTCTTTCTGATACTAGATCGTTCGGAGCTTGGGGAGTGATTCTTCTTTTGATTGTCGTGTTCCCTGCGAATTTTTATCACTATCAATCCAGAAGAAAAACCGATCCTCCTAAATGGGTTTTATTTTTAAGACTTCCGTTGCAGCTTTTATTAATTTGTTGGGCTTATACATTTACATAA
- a CDS encoding YfeK family protein: MIKLIFLSIFLFCISIASENDSSFRNDLNSLMNVLESCECKFIRNGSEHDPKEAREHMERKLKAVDGKIHTIQEFIDHIGSKSSVSGKPYFVKFADGKTVESRVWLKEKWEEIVNKKNKSIQNRRN; encoded by the coding sequence ATGATCAAATTAATATTTTTATCTATTTTTCTGTTTTGTATATCCATTGCTTCTGAAAATGATTCTAGTTTTAGAAACGATTTAAATTCTCTGATGAACGTTCTTGAATCTTGTGAATGTAAATTCATTCGAAACGGTTCTGAACACGATCCCAAGGAAGCCAGAGAACACATGGAAAGAAAGCTAAAGGCCGTCGATGGAAAAATTCATACAATTCAGGAATTTATAGACCATATAGGTTCCAAATCCAGCGTATCCGGAAAACCTTATTTCGTAAAATTTGCGGATGGCAAAACGGTTGAATCTAGAGTTTGGTTAAAAGAGAAATGGGAAGAAATTGTGAATAAGAAAAATAAGTCGATCCAGAATCGTAGAAATTAA
- the lsa25.6 gene encoding adhesin Lsa25.6, translating into MKSSIIKNLNLVFALLVLFSCKDDRIKISNLGVIDKDKKNQTAFVLQPEKLLVMVRTDSDLDGKTDLWTWVRGDDKDPKTSLVLFEELIRKGNHSRTWYGPGNRKLIEQNDLDENGTWESMVYYNASATPKETMRIVAHVEVDLYGKGKPSLWIFPEARMELDSNEDGKPDQILTNQDRMLENFAQLQKGKQIQQKDFSPMPASGSWILNSNQITNPRYQALIRQSLFPVN; encoded by the coding sequence ATGAAATCCAGTATAATCAAAAATTTGAATTTAGTATTTGCCCTACTCGTTTTATTTTCGTGTAAGGATGATAGAATTAAAATAAGCAATCTAGGTGTAATCGACAAAGATAAGAAGAATCAAACAGCCTTTGTTCTTCAACCGGAAAAACTACTCGTGATGGTGCGAACCGATTCGGACCTGGATGGGAAAACGGATCTTTGGACCTGGGTACGTGGAGACGATAAGGATCCAAAAACCAGCTTAGTTCTATTTGAAGAACTCATTCGCAAGGGAAATCATAGCCGCACTTGGTACGGCCCCGGAAATCGAAAATTAATCGAACAAAACGATTTAGACGAAAATGGAACTTGGGAATCCATGGTATACTATAATGCATCTGCAACTCCCAAAGAAACAATGAGAATTGTAGCACATGTAGAAGTAGATCTTTATGGAAAAGGCAAACCAAGTTTATGGATTTTCCCGGAAGCTCGGATGGAGTTAGATTCAAACGAAGACGGAAAACCGGATCAAATATTGACCAATCAAGATCGTATGTTAGAAAATTTCGCTCAGCTTCAAAAAGGAAAACAAATTCAGCAGAAAGATTTCAGTCCGATGCCTGCAAGTGGTTCTTGGATCCTAAATTCGAATCAAATCACGAACCCTCGCTATCAAGCATTGATTCGTCAAAGCCTCTTCCCGGTAAATTAA